A segment of the Bacillus sp. es.034 genome:
CCATAAAGGGGTGGACCTGCAGCCGGGATCACACGGCGGCGAGCAGGAACGGAAACGTCGTGCCGGAACAGAAAATGTCCCTGCAATCGTGGGTCTCGGCAAGGCAGTGGAACTGGCCCAGCATTCTCTTGAAGAGAAGCGTGCGTCGCTCTCAGGTCTCAAGAATTTACTTAGACAAACATTGGGTGATGAGGGGATTGAATTCGAAGAGAACGGATCCCTTGAGCACGGATTACCCCATGTGCTAAACTTAAGCTTTCCCGGCACGGATGTAGAATCCATGCTGATGAATTTGGATATGTCAGGTATCGCCGTTTCAAGCGGTTCCGCTTGTACGGCTGGATCGATAGAACCATCACATGTACTCGTGGCGATGTATGGGAAACAGTCTGGGCAATCAAGGAATTCCATCCGTTTCAGCTTCGGTTTTGGAAATACGGAGGAGCAGATTAAGAGGACGGCCCATGAAGTCGCAAACATCGTGAAGAGATTAACAACATAAGAGGGTCGTCTTTAATGGGGCGATCGAAAAGAAAGAAGGAGGTGGCGTTAGTGAAAAAAGAACCAAAGGATACGAGAGTGGTCGTTGGGATGTCCGGGGGGGTGGATTCTTCTGTAGCCGCATTATTATTGAAACAGCAGGGCTATGAAGTCATCGGGATTTTCATGAAGAACTGGGATGATACCGATGAAAACGGAGTATGTACGGCAACCGAAGACTACAACGATGTGATTCGGGTATGTAACCAAATTGGGATTCCTTACTACGCTGTGAATTTTGAGAAACAATACTGGGATAAAGTGTTTACGTACTTCCTGGATGAATATAAAGCCGGCAGGACACCGAATCCCGATGTGATGTGCAATAAGGAAATCAAGTTCAAAGCATTCCTTGATCATGCACTGAAATTAGGGGCGGATTATCTCGCAACGGGTCACTATGCCCAGGTCGAATATCGTGACGGAGAGTATAAGATGCTCCGTGGCGTCGATAACAATAAGGATCAAACATACTTCCTCAATCAGCTCGGGCAGGAACAGCTTGAGAAAGTGATGTTCCCCCTAGGCGGCATCGATAAGAAGAAGGTACGTGAAATTGCCAAGGAAGCGGGCCTTGCTACTGCAACCAAGAAAGACAGTACGGGAATCTGCTTCATCGGTGAACGTAACTTCAAGGATTTCCTGAGTAACTATCTTCCGGCGCAGCCTGGAAAGATGGAGACACTGGATGGGAAAGTGATGGGGAAACATGATGGGTTGATGTATTATACCATCGGTCAGCGTCACGGCCTTGGCATCGGTGGTGCAGGTGAGCCTTGGTTCGCCATCGGGAAGGACCTGGAAAGAAACGTCCTTTACGTAGGTCAAAGCTTTGAGCACCCAGCCCTTTATTCCGATTCCATCCTTGCGACGGATGTTCACTGGACATCGAACGAAGAGAAATCCTCTGAGTTCGCATGCACGGCAAAATTCCGTTACCGCCAGGCGGATAATAAGGTAACGGTCATCCCTATGGAAGATGGCAAGGTGAAGGTCATCTTTGATGAACCTATTCGAGCGGTGACACCGGGACAGGCCGTTGTATTCTACAACGGGGATGAGTGTCTTGGTGGAGGAACGATTGACACCATCATTAAAGATGACAAAAAACTGACATACGTCGGATAAAGCAAAAGGACTGAGATAAGGAGAGAGGGAATCTCTTTTCTCTCAGTCCTTTTTTTCATCAAGGAAGGATTCCATTTCGGGATGTCCCTTATGTTATACTAGTAACGATAAAAGGAAGTACATACATAAATAATAGACCATATAGAGGTGTTTACATTGGATAAGAATTTAAAAGGCATTGAGTTATTGCAAGAAGGAAAAGTAGAAGAGGCGGTAAAACTCTTTACAGAAGCCATCGAAGAAAACCCGAAGGAGCCGGTCGGGTATATCAATTTTGGAAATGTATTGATGTCGGTTGGCGACAATGAGAAAGCGAAGAAGTTTTTTGAACGGGCGATTTCCGTCGATGAAAACGCAGGAGCAGCTTATTACTCTCTCGGGAATCTCTTTTTCAATGAGAATAAGTTTGACGAAGCAAAAGATCAATTTGAAAAGGCCATCTCCAAAGGAATGGAGAATGCCGATGTATTCTTCATGCTGGGAATGAGTCTGTTCCAGTTAGATCAGCCAAGATTTGCACTACCGTACTTTCAGCGAAGTGTTGAATTGAATGAAGAAGACATCGAAGCGCGTTTCCAATTAGGATTGTGTCTTGCTAAAGTGGAAGCATATGAAGAAGCGATCACTCAATTATCCCAAGTGGTGGAAGCAGATCCGGAGCATGCAGATGCCTATTACAATCTGGGGGTTGCGTATGCAGGTCATAAGGATGATGCTGATACGGCACTCATGTATTTCAACAAAGCCATTGACGTTCAACCTGATCATATGCTGGCGGGTTATGGCATCAAGATGATCGAGAAGCTTAAAAATGAACAAAGTGAATAGTTAGGGGGTTCACTGCCTTGAGCCAGCAAGACTCTTTAAAGCTGTTTGGTGAGGAAGAAATCTATATAAAAGGAAGGCATCTTGTCACCATTTTTCATAATGAGGAGAACCTCTATTCGGTTGTCAGAATCCGTGTAGATGAAACAAATGATTCTTATGAGGATAAAGAAGCGGTCGTAACTGGGAATTTTCCTAAGATACATGAAGATGAGACCTATATATTTTATGGGAGATTTCAAGAGCATCCGAGATTCGGCATGCAGTTTCATGCCAAGCATTTCAAGAAAGAAATCCCCCAAACTACACAGGGCGTCGTCCATTATTTATCAAGTGATCTCTTCAAAGGGATCGGGAAAAAAACAGCTGAGAAGATCGTGGAGCATATCGGGGAAAATGCGATAGGTAAAATTCTCGAAAATCCAAGCCTCTTGGATGAAATTCCAAAGCTTCCAAAAGAAAAGGCGAAGAGTATCTATGATACGTTATCTGAGCATCAGGGACTCGAGCGGGTCATGATCATGCTGAATGAGCTTGGATTTGGTCCCCAGATTTCCATGAAGGTGTATCAGGCTTATAAAGAGCAGGCACTTGAAATCATTCAAAAGAATCCTTATAAGCTTGTGGAAGATATTGAAGGGATCGGCTTCACCCGGGCAGATGAATTGGGGTCAAAGATTGGTTTGACAGGCAGTCATCCGGACCGGATCAAAGCCGGCTGTTTATATACCCTGGAACAAACATGCGTCAAGCAGGGCCATGTGTATCTTGAAGCGGAGGAACTCATTGTAACGGTGAAAGAGCTCCTTGAGAAAAGTCAGCCTGAAAGAATCGAATACACGGACATTTCCACTCAATTGGTTTCCTTGGAGGAAGAAAGCAAAGTCATCGGTGAAGGGACGAAGGTGTATGTTCCCTCCCTATATTTCTCTGAAAAGGGGATTGTGACCAATATTGAAAAGATACTCTCCCAGACCCAGTATAAAGATCAATTCCCCCAGTCTGAATTCCTTCTGTCACTGGGGGCCCTGGAGGACAGGCTTGGGGTGCAGTATGCGCCTTCTCAAAAGGAAGCCATCGAGACGGCATTGATGTCTCCCATGCTTCTATTGACGGGGGGACCCGGTACGGGGAAAACCACCGTCATTCAGGGGATCGTCGAACTGTTCGCCGATCTTCACGGGTGTTCGCTGGATCCCAAGGATTACAAGGATGAACCGTTCCCCGTATTGCTGACGGCCCCTACAGGACGTGCAGCTAAGCGGATGACAGAATCCACGGGGCTGCCGGCCATGACGATCCACCGACTTCTCGGATGGAATGGTCAGGAAGGATTTCAGAGCGATGAAGAACGGGCGATCGAGGGCAAGCTGTTGATTGTGGACGAAGTGTCCATGGTAGATACCTGGCTTGCCCATCAATTGCTGAAGGCTCTGCCTGAGGATATTCAAGTGATATTTGTCGGGGATGAAGATCAATTGCCGTCTGTCGGTCCAGGTCAGGTACTGAAGGACTTATTGAATTCGGAGAGCGTGCCGACTGTCAGGTTGACGGATATTTACAGGCAGGAAGAGGGTTCCTCGATTATTGAACTTGCTCACTATATGAAAAGGGGACAGGTTCCCGCAGATTTGACCAAACAGCAGAAAGATCGTTCGTTCTTTCCCTGCAGGACAAATCAGATTTCCGAGGTCGTTCAGAAAGTGGTGGAAAATGCCAAGAAAAAGGGCTACTCACCTAAAGATATACAGGTACTTGCCCCTATGTACAGGGGTCCTGCAGGTATTGACCGCTTGAATGAACTGCTTCAGGAAATCTTTAACAGTAATGATGGGACCCGCAAAGAAATCGCCTTCGGGGACGTGAAATACCGGATCGGGGATAAGGTCCTTCAGCTTGTCAATCAGCCTGAAAACAATGTTTTTAACGGGGATATCGGTGAAATCGTTTCGATCTTTTATGCAAAGGAAAACACTGAGAAACAGGACATGATCATTGTTTCATATGAAGGCAATGAGGTCACATATACACGGCAGGACCTCATGCAAATCACCCATGCGTATTGCTGTTCGATCCATAAATCCCAGGGGAGCGAGTTTCCCATTGTCATTTTACCCGTCGTGAAGAGCTATTACCGTATGTTACGGAGAAATCTCCTATACACGGCCATCACTAGGAGCAAACAGTTCCTCATTCTCTGCGGGGAGCTCGATGCTTTCAAGCTTGGAGTGGAGAGGGAAGATGACTTTCTCAGGAAAACGACCTTGAGTGAGAAGCTGAGAGGCTTATTGGACCCTGAGGCTCATGTAAAAGAGGATTTATCAAGTGAGGACTTACGCATTGAAGAAATCCTGCTGAATGAAGACCCGATGATTGGAATGGAAGGGATCTCTCCTTACGATTTCATGAAGGCATAAAGTTGGTGAATGACGATTTCATTCATCAACTTTTTTTAAGTTTATTGTAAACCGATATTAAATTTAAGTTGACATATATTTATTGAAAGCGATATCCTTATCTTGTAGAAAAAATGACAGATGGGGGAAGACAGATGAAAAGAAAACTAAGGACAATCGATCTTACACTGGCAGGGATGTTTGTTGCACTAATGGCGATCGGTGCCAACATCACAACATTCGTACCTTTTATGGTGGTGGGCGGTGTGCCGATAACGTTACAAACTTTTTTCGCCATTTTAGCAGGGGCGATCCTTGGAAGCAGGATCGGGGCGATTTCCATGACAGTGTACGCATTGGTCGGACTCGTGGGTGTCCCTGTATTTGCACGATTTGGAGCAGGGTTATCTTCTATAGTGAGCCCAACTTTCGGATTTGTCGTTTCGTTTATTTTCACGGCTTACATCACAGGTAAAATCGTGGAAAAACATAAAGGAATCAACGTATATATCTTCGCCGCACTGGTCGGGATGGTGGTCAATTATGTAGTCGGAACAAACTGGATGTACGCTGCCTACAAGTTCTGGGCACAAGCACCGGAAGGATTCACCTATAAGCTCGCATGGGCATGGATGGTCGTCCCACTGCCTAAAGACATCATTTTAGCCGTCTGTGCAGGTGTCATGGCTCATCGTTTAGAAAAATCGGTCCTGTCAAAAAGTACATTCAGAAATTTAAAGCGTGCAGCTTAATGGGGAGGTTGTCAGATGAAATCGTGGAAAGCACTTGCGGATGAGGTGATCAAGGGGAAAGAACTGACGAATGAAGAAGCTTTAGCCATCCTGCAAAGTCCGGATGATGAGCTTCTGGAGTTATTGCACAGTGCGTACGTGATCCGGAAACATTATTATGGAAATAAGGTCAAATTAAATATGATCATCAATACCAAATCGGGATTGTGTCCTGAGAATTGCGGGTACTGTTCCCAGTCGAGCGTCTCTGATGCACCGATCGAGAAGTACCGCATGGTGGATAAAGAAACCATCATGAAGGGAGCTGAAAATGCTCATCAACTAAATGTCGGCACCTACTGCATCGTCGCAAGTGGCCGGGGCCCAAGCAATCGGGAAGTGGATCATGTTGTATCGGCGGTAAAAGAAATCAAGGCACAGTATAACTTGAAAGTATGCGCGTGTCTCGGATTATTAAAGGGTGACCAGGCGAAACGGTTAAAGGAAGCAGGGGTGGACCGGTACAACCATAATATCAATACATCCGTTAACCACCATGAAAACATCACCACATCCCATACATATGAAGACAGGGTGAATACCGTGGAGCAGGCAAAAGCTCAGGGGATCTCTCCTTGCTCTGGAATCATCGTCGGAATGAAAGAAACGCTGCAGGATGTGGTGGATATGGCGCATAGCCTGAAGATTCTCGATGCCGACTCGATTCCGGTCAATTTTCTTCATGCCATCGACGGGACACCTCTTGAAGGAACGGATGAACTGAACCCGAGATATTGCTTAAAGGTCCTTTGCTTGATGCGCTTCATCAATCCGACGAAAGAGATCAGGATATCCGGTGGGCGTGAAGTGAACCTCCGAAGCCTTCAGCCATTGGGTCTTTATCCCGCAAACTCGATCTTTGTCGGGGATTACTTGACCACAGCCGGGCAGGACGGCACAGCGGACCATAAAATGCTTGAAGATCTCGGATTTGAAATTGACTATGTGAAACAAGAAATCGGGGAGTCCGTCACCACACGATAAAAATTCAATGGATGCTATGGAAAAGGTTACTCATCATGAATTCAGGAAAATATCCCACACTATATAAGAACGTTGATATTGCATCAATGTTCGGGCGTCACAACTCATTAAACAAGTATAAAACATGCACTGATTGGACATGATGGTAGGGAATAATCACCATTATCCGGTGAAGCCCTGAGGTGAACGTACCGATGAAGTGTCCAAATTGTCAGAGCAAAGATATCGGAAAGATCGGCATCAACCAATACTATTGTTGGGGATGCTATATTGAACTTTCCTTATCTAAGGGAGTCATTCATACTCACCAGGTGGAAGAGGATGGATCACTCAGCTCCTTAGATGACTTGTTTGATGAGGAAGAACGCCGACTAAGCTAGGAAGAGGTGTCTTTCTTGAATAAAACATTTGCATCCATCGTTGGTTTTGGAGCAGGAGTCGCGGCTTCCATCTATTCTCAAAGATCCAATATGATGAGTCAGAGACAAATGAAACGAATCCGTAAACAAGTAAAGAAACTTTTTTAACAGCTGAAAGAGACTGGCTCATTGTGAGTCAGTCTTTTTTTTTGTTCTTTTTATGAACAATGGAAGGGTGAATGAATCCCCATGAATAAAACCACCTCTTATCTTCAAACACTAGAGGAGAAAAGAGGGAGGTGCGGATGGTGGAAAGAAAACCTTATACCAAATGGATATACAGGCTTTCGATGGCCCTTATTCTTGTAATATTTCTATATGTACTCTATTTATTGAAGCCTGTATGGCATCCGGTACTAGAGGTCTTATTCTTTTCCCTGCTTCCTTTCTTCATAGGCGGCTTCATTGCTTACCTGCTTCATCCGGTAGTGGAGAAGCTGCATGAAGCCGGCATACACAGGGGGATCGCGATTCTGCTTATCTACGTCCTCTTCTTCGGGGGATTGGGGTATAGCATCTATAAAGGGACCCCGGCCGTCATTCATCAGCTGAAGGATTTATCGGAGAACGCGCCGGTTTTCACAGAGCAGTACCAGGGCTGGCTGAAGGTTGTACAGAGCGAGACTTCCACGTGGCCGGACGGGATACAGTCTCAGCTTGAGAAGAGAATAGACGGACTCGAAGCGTGGGTGACGGGGCTTGTGGCTTTGGTGCTGGCAACCCTCATGAAGTTCATGAACAGTCTGCTCATCGTCGCCATCATTCCCTTCGTATCCTTTTATTTATTGAAGGATATCACAAAAGTAAAGGCATTCATGTGGCGGCTCACGCCAAAAAAATGGAGGCAGAGTGCGATATCATTTTCTCATGATGTGGATGAATCCCTCGGTGGCTATATCAGGGGACAGCTCTTGGTTTGCTTGATTATCGGAGGTGTTTCAGCGGGCACCCTATGGCTGATCGGTATGAAATACCCCCTCATTCTCGGCTTGATCATTGGGGTGACGAATGTGATTCCTTATTTCGGTCCAATCATCGGGGCTGTACCTGCAGCCATCGTGGCAAGTACGATTTCCACGAATATGGTGATTTATGTGGTCATCCTTGTCGTGGTCCTGCAGTTCCTAGAAGGGAACATCCTATCACCCCTCATCGTCGGGAAAAGCCTTCATATGCATCCTCTCTTCATCATGGGGGCATTGATCCTTGGTGGCGAGGTGGGGGGAGTGATCGGAATGATCGTGGCAGTGCCGTTTCTTGCTGTCATAAAGGTGGCTATTTTACATGGCCGGACCCATTTTCTTCACTCGATGAAGAATGATAATACTGAAAAATGGGAATGATCATTGACAAATACCATGAATATTTCTATAATCCAACATATACAAGTATTCGCATAAATGAAAGCAATGAAGGACCGAGTACGTTATAGTCCATCTTCCAGAGAGAAATCCCCCAGGCTGCAAGGGATTTCAGATGAAGGATAACGGAATGCTAATCCTGAGTGCAGGTAAAGCCTGCCGTCTTGCCGCGTTAAGGTGTATTGAGGGATGAATAAGCGAACGTTTATTCATAACCAGGGTGGTACCGCGAGAAACAGCTCTCGTCCCTGTTTTAGGGATGAGGGCTTTTTTGTATTCTTTTTTAACCATACATATAAAGGAGGAAGCTTGCTATGAACAAATTAACAGGCGCAGAAATTCGTCAGAAGTTTTTAGATTTCTTTCAGGAAAAAGGACACGGAGTAGAACCGAGTGCATCCCTCGTTCCCCATGAAGATCCGTCCCTATTATGGATCAACAGCGGAGTAGCGACATTAAAGAAATATTTTGATGGACGTGTGATCCCTCAAAATCCGAGAATCGTGAATGCCCAAAAATCAATTCGTACGAACGACATTGAGAATGTAGGAAAAACAGCCCGTCATCATACGTTTTTCGAAATGCTGGGGAATTTCTCCATCGGTGACTATTTCAAAGTCGAAGCGATCGAATGGGCTTGGGAATTCCTGACGGATGCAAAATGGGTTGGATTCGATCCGGAAAAGCTATCTGTCACGATCCACCCGGAGGATCATGAAGCATTTGACATCTGGAACCAAAAAGTGGGCGTACCTGCTGAACGCATCATCCGTATCGAAGGGAACTTCTGGGATATCGGCGAAGGTCCGAGTGGTCCAAATACAGAAATCTTCTACGATCGCGGACCAGAATATGGAGACAATCCGGAAGATCCCGAATTATATCCAGGCGGGGAAAATGATCGTTACCTTGAAGTGTGGAATCTGGTGTTCTCACAATTCAATCACAATCCTGACGGGACGTACACACCGCTTCCGAAGAAGAACATTGATACTGGTATGGGCCTTGAGAGGATGGCGTGTGTCGTCCAGGAAGTCCCTACGAACTTTGATACAGATTTATTTATGCCGATCATCGCTGCAACGGAAGAAATTTCAGGAAAGTCTTACGGCAAAGACAACGATACTGATGTGGCTTTCAAAGTCATTGCCGATCATATCAGAACGGTTTCGTTTGCCATTGGCGACGGTGCCCTTCCATCCAATGAAGGCCGCGGATATGTCTTAAGAAGACTTCTTCGCCGCGCTGTCCGCTTTGCAAAACAAATCGAAATCAACCGCCCATTCATGTATGAATTGGTTCCTGTCGTTTCTGACATCATGGTTGACTTCTATCCGGAAGTGAAGCAAAAAGCAGAATTCATCCAAAAAGTGGTGAAAAATGAAGAGGACCGTTTCCATGAGACATTGAATGAAGGCCTTGCGATCCTTTCCTCCATCGTCAAGGTGCAAAAATCTTCCGGAAGTAACGTGATCCCAGGTGAAGATGTCTTCCGCCTTTATGACACGTATGGTTTCCCTGTAGAATTAACGGAAGAGTACGCAGAAGAAGAAGGATTGACGGTTGATCATGAAGGTTTTGAAAGAGAGATGGAAGGTCAGCGTGAAAGAGCGAGATCTGCCCGCCAGGATGTAGGAAGCATGCAGGTGCAAGGTGGGGTCCTGAGTGATATTACAGTGGAAAGCCGCTTTGTCGGATATGACACACTCGAAAGCCATTCGACAGTCCTTGAATTATTGGTTGACAATGAGCGCCAGCCTAGAGTCAGTAAAGGTCAGGAATGCCAGTTCATCCTCAGCGAGACTCCTTTCTATGCAGAGAGCGGAGGACAGATCGGGGATAAGGGTTATATAGAAGCAGATGGCGTAAAAGTATTCGTCAAAACGGTCAAAAAGGCACCTAATGGACAAAACCTTCACACGGCAGTTGTAGAAGAGGGGACTTTGGAGCAGGGGGCCGAGGTCCTTGCCAGGGTTTCCCGGGAATCCAGAACAAAAGTGGAGAAAAACCATACAGCTACCCACATTCTTCATCAGGCTTTGAAAGACGTCCTTGGAGATCACGTGAATCAGGCAGGTTCCCTTGTTGAACCGGATCGTCTGCGCTTTGATTTCTCTCATTTCGGATCTGTATCATCAGAAGAAATGGAACGGATCGAAACCCTCGTCAATGAGAAGGTTTGGAAGGCGATGTCGGTGAACACGGCTCTTAAATCTCTAACCGAGGCGAAAGAGATGGGTGCCATGGCGTTATTCGGTGAGAAATATGGTTCAGAAGTGCGTGTCGTATCGATTGGGGACTACAGCCTGGAGCTATGTGGAGGCTGTCACGTATCCAATACAACCGAGATCGGTTTATTCAAGATCCTCACTGAAAGCGGGATCGGTGCCGGTACTAGAAGGATCGAAGCCGTAACGGCAGAAAATGCGTATAAAGTATTGAATGATCAGGTATCTCAACTGAAAGAGGTTGCCGCGAAACTGAAGTCGAATCCGAAAGAAGTCGTCAATCGAGTAGACTCATTATTAGGTGAGATGAAAGAGCTTCAAAGGGAAAATGAATCATTATCTGCAAAGTTGTCTAATATAGAAGCAGGAAGCTTAACGGATCAAGTGAAGGTCATTGATGGTGTGAATGTCCTGTCTGCAAAAGTGGCATCAGTTGACAGCAACGGATTGCGCACGATGATGGATGATCTTAAGCAGAAGCTTTCATCCGGGGTGATCGTACTGGCAACAACTGGAGAAGATAAAGTGACCATCATTGCAGGAGTTACTAGTGATTTAGTCGAAAAAGGATATCATGCAGGAAAATTGGTCAAAGAAGTCGCATCACGTTGTGGCGGCGGCGGTGGCGGTCGTCCGGATATGGCCCAGGCCGGTGGTAAAAACCCGGAAAAAGTCGAAGAAGCCCTTCAATTTGTAGAAGAATGGGTCAAATCCATTTAACTCCGTGTGAAAGTGGTGTACAATGGAGGTAACGATTAACAATTCGGTTGTCAAAAAGACAAGCCTAAAGAGAGGTGCTAAAAATGAGTTCTTTTGACAAAACGATGCGGTTTGATTTTTCAGAGGAGCCGTTCGAACATGACGTGAGGGAAGTGCTCTTACAGGTTCACGATGCTCTGCAGGAAAAAGGGTACAACCCGATCAATCAAATCGTAGGATACTTATTATCTGGAGACCCGGCTTACATCCCCAGACATCAAGATGCCAGAAATATCATCCGCCGTTTAGAACGAGATGAGATCATCGAAGAATTAGTCAAATCGTATTTGAAACAACACAAAGAGGGATAATAGATGCGTGTAATGGGTTTAGACGTTGGTTCTAAAACAGTCGGAGTCGCAATCAGCGATGAGCTTGGCTGGACGGCTCAAGGAATTGAAACGATTAAGATCGACGAAGATCAAGGTGTGTTCCGGATGGATCGAATAAAGGAACTTGCCGATGAATACCAGGTGGATACCGTTGTGGTTGGAATGCCTAAAAACATGAATAACACGATTGGTCCACGTGGGGAAGCGTCTAAAGCTTATGGAGAATTGATTCAACAGGAGTTATCCCTTCCCATTAAATACTGGGATGAAAGACTGAGCACAATGGCTGCTGAACGAGTGCTTTTAGAAGCCGACGTAAGCAGGAAGAAACGTAAGAAAGTGATCGATAAAATGGCTGCGATGATGATCCTTCAAGGATACCTTGACAGCCAAAAATAATGAGGTGAATGTTCATGGAACACGGAGAAAAGCAAATTACAGTAGTTGACGAACAAGGAAATGAGCAATTATGCGAGGTCCTTTTCACATTTGAATCAGATAAATTCAATAAATCTTATGTCCTTTATTATCCACTTGGAGCAGATGAGAACGATGAAGAAGAAATCGAGATTCATGCTTCTGCATTCATGGCTGGTGACGAAGGTCAGGAAGGCGAATTAAAGCCGATTGAAACAGAAGAAGAGTGGGACATGATCGAAGAAATGTTAAACACTTTCCTTGATGAAGAAGAAGACGCTGAATAAGCATTCGTCATAGGACTATTTGAAACAGGGACCGCAAA
Coding sequences within it:
- a CDS encoding IreB family regulatory phosphoprotein → MSSFDKTMRFDFSEEPFEHDVREVLLQVHDALQEKGYNPINQIVGYLLSGDPAYIPRHQDARNIIRRLERDEIIEELVKSYLKQHKEG
- the ruvX gene encoding Holliday junction resolvase RuvX, with the protein product MRVMGLDVGSKTVGVAISDELGWTAQGIETIKIDEDQGVFRMDRIKELADEYQVDTVVVGMPKNMNNTIGPRGEASKAYGELIQQELSLPIKYWDERLSTMAAERVLLEADVSRKKRKKVIDKMAAMMILQGYLDSQK
- a CDS encoding DUF1292 domain-containing protein, with the protein product MEHGEKQITVVDEQGNEQLCEVLFTFESDKFNKSYVLYYPLGADENDEEEIEIHASAFMAGDEGQEGELKPIETEEEWDMIEEMLNTFLDEEEDAE
- the alaS gene encoding alanine--tRNA ligase is translated as MNKLTGAEIRQKFLDFFQEKGHGVEPSASLVPHEDPSLLWINSGVATLKKYFDGRVIPQNPRIVNAQKSIRTNDIENVGKTARHHTFFEMLGNFSIGDYFKVEAIEWAWEFLTDAKWVGFDPEKLSVTIHPEDHEAFDIWNQKVGVPAERIIRIEGNFWDIGEGPSGPNTEIFYDRGPEYGDNPEDPELYPGGENDRYLEVWNLVFSQFNHNPDGTYTPLPKKNIDTGMGLERMACVVQEVPTNFDTDLFMPIIAATEEISGKSYGKDNDTDVAFKVIADHIRTVSFAIGDGALPSNEGRGYVLRRLLRRAVRFAKQIEINRPFMYELVPVVSDIMVDFYPEVKQKAEFIQKVVKNEEDRFHETLNEGLAILSSIVKVQKSSGSNVIPGEDVFRLYDTYGFPVELTEEYAEEEGLTVDHEGFEREMEGQRERARSARQDVGSMQVQGGVLSDITVESRFVGYDTLESHSTVLELLVDNERQPRVSKGQECQFILSETPFYAESGGQIGDKGYIEADGVKVFVKTVKKAPNGQNLHTAVVEEGTLEQGAEVLARVSRESRTKVEKNHTATHILHQALKDVLGDHVNQAGSLVEPDRLRFDFSHFGSVSSEEMERIETLVNEKVWKAMSVNTALKSLTEAKEMGAMALFGEKYGSEVRVVSIGDYSLELCGGCHVSNTTEIGLFKILTESGIGAGTRRIEAVTAENAYKVLNDQVSQLKEVAAKLKSNPKEVVNRVDSLLGEMKELQRENESLSAKLSNIEAGSLTDQVKVIDGVNVLSAKVASVDSNGLRTMMDDLKQKLSSGVIVLATTGEDKVTIIAGVTSDLVEKGYHAGKLVKEVASRCGGGGGGRPDMAQAGGKNPEKVEEALQFVEEWVKSI